One window from the genome of Salvia miltiorrhiza cultivar Shanhuang (shh) chromosome 7, IMPLAD_Smil_shh, whole genome shotgun sequence encodes:
- the LOC130991286 gene encoding syntaxin-111, producing MNDLMTKSFTSYVDLKKEAMKDLESGRDLEMGVAQPDRNLTAFLEEAEQVKQEMNSIREILARLHASNEEGKALHKPEALKSLRARVNADILSVLKRARGIRARLEEMDRSNAANRRLSGCKEGTPVDRTRSAVTNGLRKKLKELMMDFQVLRQRMMTEYKETVGRRYFTVTGEHPDDEVIDKIIHSGDGNGGEELLSRAIQEHGRGKVVETVAEIQDRHDAAKEIERSLLELHQIFLDMAVMVEAQGEQMDDIEHHVVNAAQYVGDGTKSLKVAKDHQRSSRRCLCIGIILLLALILLVVIPIATSFTKS from the exons ATGAACGATCTCATGACCAAATCTTTCACCAGCTACGTGGATCTAAAGAAAGAAGCCATGAAAGATCTCGAATCGGGCCGCGACCTCGAAATGGGCGTGGCCCAGCCCGACCGCAACCTCACCGCATTCCTCGAAGAAGCAGAGCAAGTGAAGCAGGAGATGAACTCGATCAGAGAGATCCTGGCCCGCCTGCACGCCTCCAACGAGGAGGGCAAGGCCCTCCACAAGCCCGAGGCCCTCAAGTCCCTCCGCGCCCGCGTCAACGCGGACATCCTGTCCGTGCTGAAGCGGGCCCGGGGCATACGGGCCCGCCTCGAGGAGATGGACCGGTCCAACGCGGCCAACCGCCGCCTCTCCGGCTGCAAGGAGGGCACCCCCGTGGACCGGACCCGGTCCGCCGTCACCAACGGGCTGAGGAAGAAGCTCAAGGAGCTGATGATGGACTTCCAGGTGCTGCGCCAGCGGATGATGACGGAGTACAAGGAGACCGTCGGGAGGCGCTACTTCACCGTCACCGGAGAACACCCCGACGACGAGGTCATCGACAAGATCATCCACAGCGGCGACGGCAACGGCGGCGAAGAGCTGCTCTCAAGAGCCATTCAG GAGCACGGGAGGGGGAAGGTGGTGGAGACGGTGGCGGAGATACAGGACCGGCACGACGCGGCGAAGGAGATCGAGAGGAGCTTGCTGGAGCTGCACCAGATATTCCTGGACATGGCGGTGATGGTGGAGGCGCAGGGGGAGCAGATGGACGACATCGAGCACCACGTCGTCAACGCGGCGCAGTACGTCGGCGACGGGACGAAGAGCCTCAAGGTGGCGAAGGATCACCAGAGGAGCAGCCGGCGGTGCTTGTGCATCGGAATCATACTGCTTTTAGCCCTGATTCTTCTGGTTGTTATCCCCATCGCCACCAGCTTCACTAAATCATGA